In Hoeflea ulvae, one genomic interval encodes:
- a CDS encoding aspartate-semialdehyde dehydrogenase, with protein sequence MGFKIAIVGATGNVGREMLNILSERAFPVSEVVALASSRSVGTEVSFGDKTLKVKNLENYDFTGTDLCLMSAGGSISKTWSPKIAAQGCIVIDNSSAWRYDADVPLIVPEVNPDAISGYTKRNIIANPNCSTAQLVVALKPLHDHAKIKRLVISTYQSVSGAGKDGMDELFNQTRAVFVADSIATHKFTKRIAFNVIPHIDDFMEDGYTKEEWKVLAETKKMLDPKIKVTCTAVRVPVFIGHSESVNIEFENEISPEEARDILRDAPGCQVIDKHEDGGYITPYECAGEDATFISRIREDATVENGLNIWVVSDNLRKGAALNTIQIAELLVNRRLITPRLAA encoded by the coding sequence ATGGGTTTCAAAATCGCAATTGTCGGTGCGACAGGCAATGTCGGCCGCGAAATGCTCAACATCTTGTCGGAGCGCGCCTTTCCTGTCAGCGAAGTCGTGGCGCTCGCCTCCAGCCGCTCGGTGGGCACCGAAGTGTCTTTCGGCGACAAGACCCTGAAGGTCAAGAATCTCGAAAACTATGATTTCACCGGCACCGATCTCTGCCTGATGTCGGCCGGCGGCTCGATCAGCAAGACATGGTCCCCCAAGATCGCCGCGCAGGGCTGCATCGTCATCGACAATTCCTCGGCCTGGCGCTACGACGCCGATGTGCCGCTGATCGTGCCGGAAGTGAACCCGGACGCGATTTCCGGCTATACCAAGCGCAACATCATCGCCAATCCGAATTGCTCGACCGCCCAGCTGGTCGTCGCGCTCAAGCCGCTGCATGACCATGCCAAGATCAAGCGCCTGGTGATCTCGACCTACCAGTCGGTTTCCGGCGCCGGCAAGGACGGCATGGACGAGCTGTTCAACCAGACCCGTGCGGTTTTCGTGGCCGACTCGATCGCCACCCACAAATTCACCAAGCGCATCGCCTTCAACGTCATCCCGCATATCGATGACTTCATGGAAGACGGCTACACCAAGGAAGAATGGAAGGTGCTGGCCGAAACCAAGAAGATGCTCGATCCGAAGATCAAGGTCACCTGCACCGCCGTGCGCGTGCCGGTGTTCATCGGTCACTCGGAATCGGTCAATATCGAGTTCGAAAACGAGATCAGCCCGGAAGAGGCCCGCGACATCCTGCGTGATGCGCCGGGTTGCCAGGTCATCGACAAGCATGAGGACGGTGGCTACATCACCCCTTATGAATGTGCAGGCGAAGACGCGACCTTCATCTCCCGCATCCGCGAGGACGCCACCGTTGAAAACGGCCTCAACATCTGGGTGGTCTCGGACAATCTGCGCAAGGGTGCTGCCCTCAACACCATCCAGATCGCCGAACTCCTGGTCAATCGCCGCCTGATCACGCCGCGCCTGGCTGCCTGA
- a CDS encoding peroxidase-related enzyme (This protein belongs to a clade of uncharacterized proteins related to peroxidases such as the alkylhydroperoxidase AhpD.), whose translation MKMADENAPEAATALELAPESPLSPVMEAYFAKCDEKLGMVPNVLKAYAFNNDKLEAFVAFYNDLMLGASNLSKLDRELIAVAVSSINSCYYCLTAHGAAVRQLSGDPALGEQMVMNYRVADLEPRQRAMIDFAVLVTEDPARVVEADRQRLRDAGFSDRDIWDISAVTSFFNMTNRMASATDMRPNPEYHGLAR comes from the coding sequence ATGAAAATGGCGGATGAAAACGCGCCGGAAGCCGCAACCGCGCTGGAATTGGCGCCGGAATCGCCCTTGAGCCCGGTGATGGAGGCCTATTTCGCCAAATGTGACGAAAAACTGGGCATGGTGCCGAATGTGCTCAAGGCCTATGCATTCAACAATGACAAGCTCGAGGCCTTTGTTGCGTTCTACAATGATCTGATGCTCGGCGCCTCCAATCTGAGCAAGCTCGACCGCGAGCTGATCGCGGTCGCGGTGTCCTCGATCAACAGCTGCTATTACTGCCTGACCGCGCATGGCGCAGCCGTGCGGCAGCTGTCGGGCGATCCGGCGCTGGGCGAGCAGATGGTGATGAACTACCGGGTTGCGGATCTTGAGCCGCGCCAGCGCGCGATGATCGATTTTGCCGTGCTGGTCACCGAGGACCCGGCGCGCGTGGTCGAGGCGGATCGCCAGCGGTTGCGCGATGCGGGATTTTCCGACCGGGACATCTGGGACATCTCCGCGGTGACTTCGTTTTTCAACATGACCAACCGGATGGCATCGGCAACTGACATGCGGCCAAATCCGGAGTATCACGGCCTTGCACGTTGA
- a CDS encoding nuclear transport factor 2 family protein, whose translation MWLRSVIAALVLGLLLPVSAASAQSALLDRWYTALFDVNRIAIADLLADDAVITLEDLGVTQTKSEFIEALDEWEDIVKTADLAWQLEEDRPADQTSASVLVCYQFPDNAMLIRESFEFRGTKIVSSVQTTVADDCEEF comes from the coding sequence ATGTGGCTTCGATCAGTCATTGCAGCACTGGTTCTGGGGCTGCTGCTGCCTGTGTCGGCAGCGTCGGCGCAGAGCGCCCTGCTTGATCGGTGGTACACGGCGCTTTTCGATGTCAATCGCATCGCCATTGCCGATCTGCTGGCCGATGATGCGGTGATCACGCTGGAGGATCTCGGGGTCACCCAGACCAAGTCCGAATTCATCGAGGCGCTGGACGAGTGGGAAGATATCGTCAAGACCGCTGATCTTGCCTGGCAGCTCGAGGAAGACCGTCCGGCTGACCAGACATCCGCGTCCGTGCTGGTCTGCTACCAGTTTCCTGACAATGCCATGCTGATACGCGAAAGCTTCGAATTTCGCGGCACCAAGATCGTCAGCAGCGTTCAGACGACCGTTGCCGATGATTGCGAGGAGTTCTGA
- a CDS encoding carbonic anhydrase: MSTFPTRLIEGYQTFMSGRYLAEKNRYRQLAETGQEPHTMVIACCDSRSAPETVFDCGPGEMFVVRNVANLVPPYQPDDNLHATSAALEFAVQSLKIRQIVVMGHGRCGGIKAALDPDATPLSPGDFIGHWVRLLKPAAQQIQDSQLLTSGERQIALERISIRNSIANLRTFPCVKILEERGKLQIHGAWFDISTGELWVMDTQSGDFYRPELPLA; encoded by the coding sequence ATGTCGACATTCCCGACCCGCCTTATTGAAGGCTACCAGACATTCATGAGCGGCCGCTATCTGGCCGAGAAGAACCGTTATCGCCAGTTGGCCGAGACCGGTCAGGAACCCCATACCATGGTGATTGCCTGCTGCGATTCCCGCAGCGCGCCCGAAACCGTGTTCGATTGTGGTCCCGGCGAGATGTTCGTGGTGCGCAACGTCGCCAATCTGGTGCCGCCCTATCAGCCCGACGACAATCTCCATGCCACATCGGCAGCGCTTGAATTCGCGGTGCAATCGCTCAAGATCCGCCAGATCGTGGTGATGGGCCATGGCCGCTGCGGCGGCATCAAGGCGGCGCTCGATCCGGATGCAACGCCGCTGTCTCCGGGCGATTTCATCGGCCATTGGGTGCGGCTGCTCAAACCGGCGGCCCAGCAGATCCAGGACAGTCAGCTCCTGACCAGCGGGGAGCGCCAGATCGCGCTCGAGCGGATCTCGATCCGCAACTCGATTGCCAATCTGCGGACCTTTCCCTGCGTCAAGATCCTCGAGGAACGCGGCAAGCTGCAGATCCACGGTGCCTGGTTCGATATTTCGACCGGCGAATTGTGGGTGATGGATACCCAAAGCGGTGATTTTTACAGGCCCGAACTGCCGCTCGCTTGA
- the pdxY gene encoding pyridoxal kinase PdxY: MTPDSQRNSDIRPSVIVISSHVVRGSVGNRAAVFALETLGFPVWAVPTVTLPWHPGHSRATRIVPAADDFTALIDDLCGAPWLGEVGAVLSGYLGDVGQAADVARLVGAVRKVNPEALYLCDPVIGDTGGLYVPEPVAAAIASKLIPIADIATPNVHELGWLSGAPIADSKSLIAAAETLGPARVLVTSAIAMMAGSTGNMLFSGSQTMMAEHRLIPDAPNGLGDLMSATFLARLLEGVADEKALQMATGAVFEILARTARRGADELTLETDAQSLRTPMAMVSMRRIRTTADRHKS, encoded by the coding sequence ATGACGCCGGACAGCCAGCGCAATTCGGATATCCGCCCCTCGGTGATCGTAATCTCGAGCCATGTCGTGCGTGGCTCGGTCGGCAACCGGGCGGCGGTGTTCGCGCTGGAAACGCTCGGCTTTCCGGTCTGGGCGGTTCCGACGGTGACGCTGCCCTGGCATCCGGGCCATTCCCGCGCCACCCGGATCGTGCCGGCGGCTGACGATTTCACCGCGCTGATCGATGATCTGTGCGGCGCGCCCTGGCTGGGCGAGGTGGGCGCTGTGCTCAGCGGCTATCTCGGCGATGTCGGGCAGGCGGCAGACGTGGCGCGGCTTGTCGGCGCCGTGCGGAAGGTCAATCCGGAGGCGCTGTATCTGTGTGACCCGGTGATCGGCGACACCGGCGGGCTTTACGTGCCCGAGCCGGTGGCCGCGGCGATCGCATCGAAGCTCATCCCGATCGCCGATATCGCCACGCCAAATGTGCACGAACTCGGCTGGCTGTCCGGCGCGCCGATCGCCGATTCGAAATCGCTGATTGCTGCGGCGGAAACGCTGGGGCCGGCGCGCGTGCTGGTGACATCGGCAATCGCGATGATGGCCGGCAGCACCGGCAACATGCTGTTCAGCGGCAGCCAGACGATGATGGCCGAACACAGGCTCATTCCCGATGCGCCCAACGGTCTGGGCGATCTGATGTCGGCCACCTTTCTGGCCCGCCTGCTGGAAGGCGTGGCCGACGAGAAGGCGCTGCAGATGGCAACCGGGGCCGTGTTCGAGATCCTGGCGCGCACCGCGCGGCGCGGCGCCGACGAGCTGACCCTGGAAACCGATGCCCAGAGCCTGCGCACGCCGATGGCGATGGTCAGCATGCGGCGGATAAGGACCACGGCGGATCGCCACAAGTCCTGA
- a CDS encoding lytic murein transglycosylase: MKRSTQGLTAWGFAALIAIGISGPAQAAQCGNTSSGFGSWVEQFKKEASGAGISQNTLDRAFKNARYATKTISADRNQKSFKLSFDQFMQKRGAATIISKGKRLKKQNAGMFDAIEKKYGVPAGPLIAIWGMESGFGSFTGNQHTVSAVATLAYDCRRSAFFTEQLYSLLQLIQKGWISPDFKGAAHGEIGQTQFLPGNVARFGADGDRNGSINLGSSADALASTANFLQGHGWSRGGGYQPGQTNYRAIQGWNAAGVYQKAIAKIGAEIDG; this comes from the coding sequence ATGAAGCGCAGCACTCAAGGACTGACAGCATGGGGATTTGCGGCACTGATCGCCATCGGCATCAGCGGCCCGGCGCAGGCAGCCCAATGCGGCAATACATCCAGCGGTTTTGGCAGCTGGGTCGAGCAGTTCAAGAAGGAAGCCAGCGGCGCCGGCATCAGCCAGAACACGCTTGACCGGGCGTTCAAGAATGCGCGTTACGCCACCAAGACGATTTCGGCCGACCGCAACCAGAAGAGCTTCAAGCTCTCCTTCGATCAGTTCATGCAGAAGCGCGGCGCGGCCACCATCATTTCCAAGGGCAAGCGGCTGAAGAAGCAGAACGCCGGCATGTTTGACGCCATCGAGAAGAAATATGGCGTGCCCGCCGGTCCGCTGATCGCGATATGGGGCATGGAATCGGGCTTCGGGTCCTTCACCGGCAACCAGCACACGGTCTCAGCCGTTGCCACGCTCGCCTATGATTGCAGACGCTCTGCCTTTTTCACCGAACAGCTCTACTCGCTGCTGCAGCTGATCCAGAAAGGCTGGATTTCACCGGATTTCAAGGGCGCTGCCCATGGTGAAATCGGCCAGACCCAGTTCCTGCCCGGCAATGTGGCGCGCTTTGGCGCCGACGGCGACCGCAATGGCAGCATCAATCTGGGATCATCGGCCGACGCGCTGGCCTCGACCGCGAATTTCCTTCAGGGCCATGGCTGGAGCCGGGGCGGCGGCTATCAGCCGGGCCAGACCAATTACCGGGCGATCCAGGGCTGGAACGCGGCGGGGGTCTACCAGAAGGCGATTGCCAAGATCGGCGCCGAAATCGACGGCTGA